From Zonotrichia albicollis isolate bZonAlb1 unplaced genomic scaffold, bZonAlb1.hap1 Scaffold_73_unloc_1, whole genome shotgun sequence, one genomic window encodes:
- the LOC141728002 gene encoding uncharacterized protein LOC141728002, whose product MESRGDKCPRQELVEEAVLSGSTAQEGNGEERARRCRTRRGCKRSRRGCEGERAGLGREGGRRRRQSSELVLREQLRDGEKPHTCGECGKSFRWNSQLIEHQRIHTGERPFECGECGKSFSQRSHLIRHQRTHTGERPYECGECGQSFRWRSDLTTHQRTHTGERPYKCGECGKSFTQSSKLIQHQRIHTGERPFECSECGMRFNQSSARTKHQRSHSGERPFECDKCRKRFQTRTDLFRHFQTHTEERPFQCPECGKGFREKSNLIAHQRIHTGERPYECPQCGKSFSHSSNLTQHKRRHH is encoded by the coding sequence atggagagcaggggggacaaatgcccgcggcaggagctggtggaagaggccgttttgagcggctccacggcgcaggaaggcaacggggaggaaagggcgcggagatgccgcacgaggaggggctgcaaacgcagccggcggggatgtgagggggaaagagccggcctgggccgggaaggcggccggagacggaggcagagctcggagctggtgctccgtgagcagctccgtgatggggagaagccccacacgtgcggggagtgtgggaagagcttcaggtggaactccCAACTGATcgagcaccagaggatccacactggggagaggccctttgagtgtggggagtgcgggaagagcttcagccagcgCAGCCATctgatcaggcaccagaggacccacactggggagaggccctacgagtgtggggagtgtgggcagagcttcCGATGGAGGTCGGACCTGACCacgcaccagaggacccacactggggaacggccctacaagtgtggggagtgtgggaagagcttcacccagagctccaAACtgatccagcaccagaggatccacactggggagaggccttTCGAGTGTTCCGAGTGTGGGATGCGCTTCAATCAGAGCTCCGCCCGGACCaagcaccagaggagccactcaggggagaggccctttgagtgtgacaaatgcaggaagaggtttcagacccgCACCGATCTCTTCCGCCACTTTCagactcacacagaggagaggcccttccagtgccctgagtgtgggaagggattcagggaGAAGTCCAACCTCATCgcccaccagcgcatccacactggggagaggccctacgagtgtccccagtgtgggaagagcttctcacacagCTCTAACTTGACCCAACACAAACGTAGacaccactaa